A single region of the Gilliamella apis genome encodes:
- the rpiA gene encoding ribose-5-phosphate isomerase RpiA, with product MTQDELKKAVGWSALKYVKPDSLVGVGTGSTAAHFIDALATIKDQIKGTVSSSEASTKKLKSYGIPVLDCNEVDSLDIYVDGADEINHHMQMIKGGGAALTREKIVSALAKQFICIVDESKVVDVLGKFPLPVEVIPMARSYVARELFKLGGKPIYRQGVITDNGNVILDVHDLVIAKPIELENRINSIAGVVTVGLFANKGADIALVGTSSGVKELTK from the coding sequence ATGACACAAGATGAACTAAAAAAGGCTGTAGGCTGGTCAGCGCTAAAATATGTTAAGCCTGATTCATTGGTTGGCGTAGGAACTGGGTCTACTGCGGCGCACTTTATTGATGCACTTGCGACAATAAAAGATCAGATAAAAGGAACTGTCTCTAGCTCAGAAGCATCAACTAAAAAATTAAAAAGCTATGGAATTCCCGTATTAGACTGTAATGAAGTAGATAGCTTAGATATTTATGTCGATGGTGCCGACGAAATTAATCATCATATGCAAATGATTAAAGGTGGTGGAGCAGCACTAACCCGTGAAAAAATCGTATCAGCTTTAGCTAAGCAGTTTATTTGTATCGTTGATGAATCTAAAGTTGTCGATGTCCTTGGCAAATTTCCTTTACCAGTAGAAGTCATTCCTATGGCTCGTTCTTATGTTGCTAGAGAATTGTTCAAACTTGGTGGAAAACCAATTTATCGCCAAGGTGTTATTACCGATAATGGTAATGTCATTTTAGATGTTCATGATCTTGTTATTGCCAAGCCAATAGAACTGGAAAATCGTATTAACAGCATTGCTGGAGTAGTTACTGTTGGATTATTTGCCAATAAAGGGGCTGATATTGCCTTAGTCGGTACTAGTTCTGGTGTAAAAGAATTAACAAAATAA
- a CDS encoding LysR family transcriptional regulator ArgP: MKRPDYRALQALDAVIKERGFERAADKLCITQPAVSQRIKQLESFFGQQLLVRTIPPKATKQGEHLLGLLHQVELLEQQWLGDNEQNTTPLSLSIAINADSLATWFLPALKPVLDKNILRFDIQVKDEEHTLELLRLGTVVAAISIQPNPLPGCLSDLLGALDYIFVASPEFAKKYFPNGVTRSSLLKAPAVAFDHLDDMHQAFLQENFNLTPGSVICHITSSSEAFVQLAKQGSACCMIPMLQVEQELKTGELVNLTEGLFQRRMLYWHRFAPESSVMQNISETLIRYAQRILSQPAERK; the protein is encoded by the coding sequence ATGAAGCGTCCAGATTATAGAGCACTACAAGCATTAGATGCAGTGATAAAAGAACGAGGATTTGAACGAGCGGCCGATAAACTGTGTATTACACAACCAGCGGTTTCGCAACGTATTAAGCAATTGGAAAGCTTTTTTGGTCAGCAACTATTAGTACGAACTATTCCTCCAAAAGCGACCAAACAAGGCGAGCATCTTCTCGGATTATTGCATCAAGTTGAATTATTAGAGCAGCAATGGTTAGGTGATAATGAACAAAATACTACCCCATTGTCACTATCAATTGCTATTAATGCTGATTCGTTAGCAACATGGTTTTTACCAGCATTAAAACCAGTTCTTGATAAAAATATTTTACGTTTTGATATTCAAGTTAAAGATGAAGAGCATACCTTAGAACTTTTACGTTTAGGTACTGTTGTTGCGGCAATTAGTATTCAACCAAATCCTTTACCAGGATGTTTATCAGATTTATTAGGCGCATTAGATTATATCTTTGTTGCTTCGCCCGAATTTGCAAAAAAATATTTTCCGAATGGGGTAACCCGTTCATCACTTTTAAAAGCACCAGCGGTCGCTTTTGATCACTTAGACGATATGCATCAAGCCTTTTTACAGGAAAATTTTAATTTGACACCAGGCAGTGTAATTTGCCATATCACTAGTTCGTCAGAAGCTTTTGTTCAGTTAGCTAAACAAGGTTCTGCATGTTGTATGATTCCTATGTTACAAGTAGAGCAAGAGTTAAAAACAGGGGAATTAGTTAATTTAACTGAAGGTTTATTCCAAAGACGGATGCTGTATTGGCATCGCTTTGCTCCTGAAAGTAGTGTAATGCAAAATATTTCCGAAACGTTAATTCGTTATGCGCAGCGTATATTATCTCAGCCTGCGGAACGAAAATAA
- the hemE gene encoding uroporphyrinogen decarboxylase: MSQLKNDRYLRALQCLPVDYTPVWMMRQAGRYLPEYRQLRAKAGDFMTMCQTPELACEVTLQPLRRFELDAAIIFSDILTIPDAMGLGLYFEAGEGPKFEKTISSLVDIEQLPIPDPEQSLKYVMDAIRLTKQELAGKVPLIGFSGSPWTLATYMIEGGSSKAFTKIKKMLYCEPKALHLLLEKLANSVALYLNAQIDAGAQAIMIFDTWGGVLSHQSYREFSLHYMQLILSQLKRGKKSNNITSYVPVTLFTKGGGLWLDTICKSGSDAIGVDWTVDLNLIAQKGNIAVQGNLDPSILYANEETIESQVESVLTDFGHYNGHIFNLGHGIHQDTPIEHVQYLVKAVHQQSKRFHL; the protein is encoded by the coding sequence ATGAGCCAATTGAAAAACGATCGTTACTTACGCGCATTACAGTGTTTGCCGGTAGATTACACGCCAGTTTGGATGATGCGTCAAGCTGGTCGCTATTTGCCTGAATATCGACAGCTTAGAGCAAAAGCCGGCGATTTTATGACAATGTGTCAAACGCCAGAACTCGCATGTGAAGTGACTTTACAACCGTTGCGACGCTTTGAACTTGATGCCGCAATTATCTTTTCTGATATCTTAACCATTCCCGATGCTATGGGACTTGGATTGTATTTTGAAGCTGGTGAAGGCCCCAAATTCGAAAAAACAATTTCTAGTTTGGTAGATATAGAACAATTGCCAATACCCGATCCAGAACAATCACTTAAATATGTGATGGATGCCATTCGTTTAACTAAGCAAGAGTTGGCCGGTAAAGTACCCTTAATCGGCTTTTCAGGTAGTCCATGGACATTAGCTACTTATATGATTGAAGGTGGCAGTAGTAAAGCTTTTACAAAAATAAAGAAAATGCTTTATTGCGAACCAAAAGCGTTACATCTATTATTGGAAAAATTGGCTAATAGTGTGGCACTGTATCTAAATGCACAAATTGATGCCGGAGCGCAAGCGATTATGATATTTGATACTTGGGGCGGAGTACTTAGCCATCAGAGTTATCGTGAATTTTCTTTGCATTATATGCAATTAATTCTTTCGCAATTAAAGCGTGGTAAGAAAAGTAACAATATTACTTCTTATGTCCCTGTTACGCTATTTACCAAAGGGGGGGGATTATGGTTGGATACAATTTGTAAATCAGGAAGTGATGCAATAGGTGTTGATTGGACTGTAGATTTGAATCTAATTGCTCAAAAGGGTAATATTGCTGTACAAGGTAATTTAGATCCTTCAATATTGTACGCAAATGAAGAAACCATAGAGTCTCAAGTTGAATCGGTACTAACTGATTTTGGTCACTATAATGGCCATATTTTTAATTTGGGGCATGGTATTCATCAAGATACACCCATTGAACATGTACAATATTTAGTAAAAGCAGTACATCAACAGTCCAAAAGGTTCCACTTATGA
- a CDS encoding YjaG family protein gives MIKNPVQLRIAKLAVWQQRLFMVCLCERMYPNFVYYCHLQQDEQSAVGFKKILDLIWESLLVENVKINFDLQLEKLELIIPILNEDSPYMVYPAIDACQALSEILHSYISGEIVEHSAKVSSISATTVAEFEMTRDNIELSEQEQSQLPSVIEEFDLQWDIFRLLSNENNEMIDLIKGLKEDIRSTKTSNIGVFLSD, from the coding sequence ATGATTAAAAATCCAGTTCAATTAAGAATAGCAAAGTTAGCTGTTTGGCAACAGCGTTTATTCATGGTTTGCTTATGTGAACGAATGTATCCAAACTTTGTTTATTATTGCCATTTACAACAAGATGAACAATCAGCTGTTGGTTTTAAAAAAATTCTTGATTTAATTTGGGAGTCATTATTAGTAGAAAATGTTAAAATCAATTTCGATTTACAACTCGAAAAACTGGAATTGATAATTCCAATCCTCAATGAAGATAGTCCGTATATGGTTTATCCGGCTATTGATGCTTGTCAGGCGCTGAGTGAGATTTTACATTCTTATATCAGTGGTGAAATAGTCGAACATTCGGCTAAAGTGAGTAGTATCTCGGCAACAACGGTAGCTGAATTTGAAATGACAAGGGACAATATTGAACTTTCGGAGCAAGAACAATCGCAATTACCTAGTGTTATTGAAGAGTTTGACTTACAATGGGATATTTTTCGATTATTAAGTAATGAAAACAATGAAATGATTGATCTAATTAAAGGCTTAAAGGAGGATATAAGATCTACTAAAACGAGTAATATTGGTGTTTTTTTGAGCGATTAA
- a CDS encoding HU family DNA-binding protein, whose translation MNKTELVDAIASKADITKVAAKTALEATLAAITESLKAGEPVQLVGFGTFKVNARKARTGRNPKTGKEIKIAASKVPAFVSGKSLKEAIK comes from the coding sequence ATGAATAAAACAGAACTTGTAGATGCTATCGCTAGTAAAGCTGATATTACTAAAGTTGCCGCTAAAACAGCGTTAGAAGCAACTCTTGCTGCTATCACTGAATCACTAAAAGCTGGTGAGCCGGTTCAACTAGTTGGTTTTGGTACATTTAAAGTTAATGCTCGTAAAGCTCGTACTGGTCGTAATCCAAAAACTGGTAAAGAAATTAAAATTGCAGCAAGCAAAGTACCAGCATTTGTTTCTGGTAAAAGCTTAAAAGAAGCAATCAAATAA
- the ybaK gene encoding Cys-tRNA(Pro) deacylase, with product MTPAIRLLKNQKIKFNIHQYQHDADQTRYGQEAANKLGLELNIVTGQIFKTLIVSINGDNKTLAVCVLPVDCSLDLKQVAKILDCKKIELADPHLAQKTTGYVVGGISPLGQKKLLPTLIDISAKQYQTMLVSGGKRGLEIEISPYDLANLLNAKFSKLTT from the coding sequence ATGACGCCAGCCATTAGATTACTAAAAAATCAGAAAATAAAATTTAATATTCATCAATATCAGCACGATGCCGATCAGACTCGTTATGGTCAAGAAGCTGCCAATAAACTTGGATTAGAACTTAATATTGTTACCGGTCAAATATTTAAAACCTTAATCGTGAGCATCAATGGTGATAATAAGACATTGGCAGTTTGTGTTCTGCCTGTTGATTGTTCTTTAGATCTAAAACAAGTTGCTAAAATACTAGATTGTAAAAAAATTGAGTTGGCTGATCCACATTTAGCACAAAAAACGACTGGTTATGTAGTGGGTGGAATCAGCCCATTGGGTCAAAAAAAATTATTACCGACACTGATTGATATTAGTGCTAAACAGTACCAAACAATGTTAGTTTCAGGTGGCAAACGAGGATTAGAAATCGAAATATCCCCATATGATTTAGCCAATCTATTGAATGCCAAATTTAGCAAATTAACCACTTAA